In Saccharomyces eubayanus strain FM1318 chromosome XIV, whole genome shotgun sequence, the sequence GGACtaccaaaagaaacgtCATATGTAAAGCTGAAACaacttaaaaaacaaaatgacAGGTAGAGGGAAGGAAGCGGCATCGTACCTATTAATGTGCCAACAGCGatcattttttcattacaACAGAACgaacatttttcaaatgggGAAACACTTCACAACAATAAAAGGGTGTGATACCAAACAAGCTATACTGCCTCTTATTTAATCTcgtaaatatatatattcagaCCCGGCATGCATGTATGCCTCTCCAATTTATACTGGTGTGTCCTGAAACACGGGAAAATTATGACATTTAACATCTTTGCAACTGTCGTATCAGCCATTTAGAgtacttttttcataatATTCATTCCTTGGCATGTACTTTCTATACACCCTTACACCTGTAACTAAGACCCACACATCAAAACTGCAATAGTTTTTTCTGAACCAATTGTTATATTTTTCTGGGCTGATCTTCCCTTTCGGCCCATCGCTGCCTGCCCTCGGCCTGCGCCTAATCCTTTTTCCTGCTAACCTGTACGCTTGGTACCCACGACGCTCGCTCCCAGCTACCGGTGAGGCTTGACTGAGCCTACCGAGGGCTGGGGCACCAGTTTGGTGCAATTCCCTTCTACTGGAACAATCTACTACTCCCGAAGGGCTAGTACATCAACTTGAAGGAGATAGATATCAACAATAGTACACATTTTAAGTGCGTTTCAAGGCCTCTCCAATAAgaggaaaacaacaattaTCAGTAAAAATGGGTATGTTATAGCCGTCGTGTCAAATCCTAGATGAAATCAGAATATGTGGCAGCTAAATCAATCTCTCGTTGGAAAAGTTGAATATCCATGAAATAGTGACAAACCATATTCCGCAATGGTGGAGTGAAAAGTTATAAATATTTGTACGTACACTAATGCCCGATGATGCACCATAGGGACTCATGAATCAAAAAGTATGCCAGATGGTGATATGAGCAGATGATAGAGTGTGAACACCGTTTTTCTCATCAACACAATGTGCCCTAGAAAGGAATTAGGATATTCGGGAGCCCATTTAAAGATGCAGAAAGCAAGTCCCTGCGTGTGCTCGATTTGTACCGCACTCTACGGTTATACTAATTACAACAGTGAAAGAGAAGGAGTGAAAAAATAGAGAAATATGCCTAATAGGTGCGTTGAAGCCCATACTGACTTCTTTGAATTATTGCAGAATTTATACTAACAAAAACATGATACTTTCATCAaaccttcttttcagttaACGTTCCAAAGACCAGAAAAACCTACTGTAAGGGTAAGGCCTGTCGTAAGCACACTCAACACAAGGTTACTCAATACAAAGCTGGTAAGGCCTCCTTGTTTGCCCAAGGTAAGAGACGTTATGACCGTAAACAAGCCGGTTTCGGTGGTCAAACTAAGCCTGTTTTCCACAAGAAAGCTAAGACTACCAAGAAGGTTGTTTTGAGATTGGAATGTGTTAAATGTAAGACCAGAGCTCAATTGACTTTGAAGAGATGTAAGCATTTCGAATTGGGTGgtgaaaagaagcaaaaggGCCAAGCCTTGCAATTCTGAATCTTTTTACGGATTCTGTATTTgtattctcttttctttcgaATCTGATATAATTacatattattataatataaaacCTTTACGATAAATTCTGCCATAGGATCATGCTGGGTTGTTATGGTGATCCTTAAGTGCATGAGCACCGGGTAAGCAGcattctcttttgaaattttcgtGCTCATAATAAAGCCGTCTTACATTCGACGAAAATGGtcttattcaaaaaaaaaaaagcaaatagGTTATGATTTGATCTGCGGTTTTGGCGATTTCAGGTTGACAttggtattttttgttcCGTCCGTTGAGTAACACTGTCTAATCCGGAATACACGCTATTCACGAATAAAAGCCTTTCTATCACACTCCCCATCCGCTAACATATATATTGCtacatatattttttgtttttgaagcaTACACGTGAATAAATCTCGGTACTCTAGACATCTTCGTTGATCCTTTTACCGTTCTTTGCCCTTTTTTCCCAATGTATACTAGTAACAGTAATCATCATGGAAGTGCGTCTCCCTCAGGACAAGGCTATTATATGTCACAGCAACAAGatcaacagcagcaacagtATTCCAACGATATGAATTCCTACCAACAAATATCTAGACCGCCTGCTGCAGGATTCAGCAGTAACTATATGAAGGAGCAAGGCTCTCATCAATCATTGCAAGAACATTTACAGCAACGTGAGACCGGCAACACGGGCGGTGGTTTTACAGATATCCCAACACTAAATTATCCTGCCACACCGCCGCCACAGAATAACTATACCGCACCAAATCAGATGATTAGCACCCCACCTCCATCCATGGGAGGTCTTTACAGGCACAATAACAATTCTCAGAGCCTGGTGCAAAACGGCAATGGAGGCGGAAATGTTCTGCAATCCCAATTATCTCCAGGTCAGTATTCCATAGAATCAGAGTataatcaaaatataaatgCCAGCACGTCTAGTAGCCCATTCCATCAACCGCAAACAGTCCAGAGCAATGGATCGTACTCAAGTGGGTTAAGAAGCGTTAAGAGTTATCAAAGATTAcagcaagaacaagaaaatgccCAGTTTCAACAACAAGTGCCTCCAGCGCAGCAGCAAAATTCACAGcatcaacagcaacagcaacaacttcaatttcagcaacaacaacaacagcaacaacaacagcaacagcaacaacaacagcaacaacaacaacaacaacaacaacaacaacagcaacagcaacagcaacagcaacaacaacaacaacaacaacaacaacaacaacagcagcaacagcaacagcaacagcaacaatcACCTGTTCAGGGAGGCTTCAGCAATGGTAGCATATCTAGCTACATGTATTTCGAAAGACGGCCTGACCTGCTGACGAAAGGAACACAAGATAAAGCAGCCGCTGTGAAGTTgaagattgaaaatttcTACCAATCATCCGTTAAGTACGCCATTGAAAGAAACGAAAGAAGAGTGGAATTAGAAACCGAACTCACATCTCATAATTGGTCGGACGAAAGAAAATCTAGGCAACTGAGTTCTTTAGGTAAGAAAGAATCTCAATTTTTAAGGTTGCGCAGAACGAGATTATCGTTGGAAGACTTCCACACCGTCAAAGTTATCGGGAAAGGTGCTTTTGGTGAAGTGAGACTTgtccaaaaaaaagacactGGAAAAATATACGCAATGAAAACCTTATTAAAATCTGAGATGTACAAAAAGGACCAGTTAGCCCACGTCAAGGCTGAAAGGGATGTATTGGCCGGTAGTGACTCTCCATGGGTTGTTTCATTATACTACTCCTTCCAAGATACTCAATATCTATATTTGATCATGGAATTCTTACCTGGTGGTGATTTGATGACTATGCTGATCAGATGGCAATTATTCACGGAGGATGTAACCAGGTTTTATATGGCAGAATGTATTTTAGCCATCGAGACTATTCATAAATTGGGCTTTATTCACAGAGATATCAAACCAgataatattttgattGATATTAGAGGCCACATAAAGCTATCTGATTTTGGGCTATCTACAGGTTTTCATAAGACTCACGATTCGAACTACTATAAAAAGCTATTACAAGAAGATGAGGCTACCAATGGTATTTCCAAGCCAGGTACCTACAATACAAATGCAAATGATACCGCGAATAAAAGACAAACAATGGTTGTGGATTCTATTAGTTTGACGATGTCGAATAGACAACAAATACAAACGTGGAGGAAATCACGCCGTTTGATGGCTTACTCTACAGTGGGTACGCCAGATTATATCGCGCCTGAAATTTTCTTATACCAAGGTTATGGGCAAGAATGTGATTGGTGGTCACTTGGTGCGATTATGTATGAATGTTTAATTGGTTGGCCTCCATTCTGTTCTGAAACCCCACAAGAGACGTACAGAAAAATCATGAACTTTGAACAAACTTTACAATTCCCAGACGATATCCATATCTCTTATGAAGCGGAAGATCTTATCCGCCGACTTTTAACGCATGCTGATCAAAGACTTGGTAGACACGGTGGCGcagatgaaataaaaactcATCCGTTTTTCCGTGGTGTCGATTGGAATACAATTAGACAAGTAGAAGCACCATACATACCAAAGTTGAGCTCCATTACGGATACCAGGTTCTTCCCAACAGACGAGTTAGAGAACGTACCTGATTCTCCAGCTATGGCACAAGCTGCCCaacaaagagaacaaaTGACAAAGCAAGGTGGAAGCGCACCAGTTAAAGAAGATTTGCCGTTCATTGGTTACACTTACTCCAGGTTTGATTATTTGACAAGAAAGAATGCGCTATAGAGGGCATTTCCGTTGATAAGACAAGACGCCTCTCTTAACCATCGAGTATTTATCTATAAATAATGAATGCATAATTTTTATaccataaaaaaaaaacgaacTTTTTAGGACAGGATATACGtatatcaaagaaagaagaaatatggTTTGATCGTTTCAATCTTCAAATGCCAATCTATGAAGGTGCAAGGGTAACACGTCCTCTCTGCGTTCACTGAAGAAGAGTACTTGCTACTACTAGTGAAAGACAGTTGCCCTTAATCCATACATCCGCGCAAGCAAGCGCGATGGATGTAATGGCTGGTCCTTTAccttaaaaaagaaaaataaatggcTGATATGAtcaaaaaagggaaaagagATGCCTTCAGGGGACGCGATTAACACAAGCAtatagtatatatattaattAACGACCATTAGAAAAAGGGCAACTACTTTCATACGTGCACTGTTACTATAAAAACTACGGTAAATGAAATAAGGACTTGTCGATATGACGCTTTCTACCTCCGTCAATCCATTTCTCCATAGTATAGTTCATCAACGCAATAAATAAATGCAAGGAAGACAAAATGCAGTTCTAACAACAATTTATCTATTAAACATAACTCTGAAGTCACTACATYGTGACTTGCAGATCTGAGCCACAGCAAAGGATCGCTGCCAAGAAGCAAGGCCAGGATCAGAATTAAGCGGGATGTGTGCCCGTTGTGAAACGGTCCCATACATGCGCCACTATGACTTGGAATCGCCAAACATGAGACAATCTATGTCATTTTCGGTCATCCTTGTTTGTCCCTTTCATTTACTCCCTTTTCCCACTGAAAGTCATCTGGGGGCGGCATGAGTTGAAGGGTGGGAAAAACTCATGATAAATTCTCAATTTCATTACCCAATTGGGCATTGTGGTGGCGAATTCTCAACATCCTGACTGATGTTTCCAATTAGTCTTTTTCTCGTGGCCAATCCCCGAATCTTCGGGCCGTACTCCCCTAATTGAGGGTCTATATCCCGGTAGAGGGGTTCGTGGGAAAAGACCGCAGGCGAATTCTTTTTATGCAGAATTATGGATTGTCGGCTTACCCGTAAAATGTCGGACGTTTCGTTGATTTTCGgtgccttttctttgttgcGAAGTTTTCTGGCTATCCGCGGAAGATCAAGCGGACGAAAAAGTCTCTCATTTTTGCCCTATTGGGACATAtgatgtatatattttatgtGTCCAAGAAAACACTTGTGCCCAAAAAGGGTATTCGGCCTGAGTGCTTTCCCTTTACGTCTCGAAGCTTCTCGATGAGGGGGCCAAAATTAACGCAGAGCCTACCCACAGTTTCTGTTTTTCCCAATGAAGAGGTTCGGGAGCTAAAAAGGGATATGCTCGTACTGCATTGCATCTTCAAGCCCCGAATAATCCCAATAGGGAGTAGATTCAACTTGCCAATGCTGCAGAACAACGTCGCTAATTGAAGAAGGGAAGTACCCATTCTATCTCTTTACCCAATTAGTAATTGTTTGGAAAAAGGGTGAAAAAAGTACCTCATTGTAAAGGCCATCATCTTTGAATATAAAAGGCTCGACAGAGTTCGACTAGGCACAATTCTATT encodes:
- the CBK1 gene encoding serine/threonine protein kinase CBK1 — encoded protein: MYTSNSNHHGSASPSGQGYYMSQQQDQQQQQYSNDMNSYQQISRPPAAGFSSNYMKEQGSHQSLQEHLQQRETGNTGGGFTDIPTLNYPATPPPQNNYTAPNQMISTPPPSMGGLYRHNNNSQSLVQNGNGGGNVLQSQLSPGQYSIESEYNQNINASTSSSPFHQPQTVQSNGSYSSGLRSVKSYQRLQQEQENAQFQQQVPPAQQQNSQHQQQQQQLQFQQQQQQQQQQQQQQQQQQQQQQQQQQQQQQQQQQQQQQQQQQQQQQQQQQQQQQSPVQGGFSNGSISSYMYFERRPDLLTKGTQDKAAAVKLKIENFYQSSVKYAIERNERRVELETELTSHNWSDERKSRQLSSLGKKESQFLRLRRTRLSLEDFHTVKVIGKGAFGEVRLVQKKDTGKIYAMKTLLKSEMYKKDQLAHVKAERDVLAGSDSPWVVSLYYSFQDTQYLYLIMEFLPGGDLMTMLIRWQLFTEDVTRFYMAECILAIETIHKLGFIHRDIKPDNILIDIRGHIKLSDFGLSTGFHKTHDSNYYKKLLQEDEATNGISKPGTYNTNANDTANKRQTMVVDSISLTMSNRQQIQTWRKSRRLMAYSTVGTPDYIAPEIFLYQGYGQECDWWSLGAIMYECLIGWPPFCSETPQETYRKIMNFEQTLQFPDDIHISYEAEDLIRRLLTHADQRLGRHGGADEIKTHPFFRGVDWNTIRQVEAPYIPKLSSITDTRFFPTDELENVPDSPAMAQAAQQREQMTKQGGSAPVKEDLPFIGYTYSRFDYLTRKNAL
- the RPL42A gene encoding 60S ribosomal protein eL42, translated to MVNVPKTRKTYCKGKACRKHTQHKVTQYKAGKASLFAQGKRRYDRKQAGFGGQTKPVFHKKAKTTKKVVLRLECVKCKTRAQLTLKRCKHFELGGEKKQKGQALQF